Proteins encoded together in one Alteribacter keqinensis window:
- a CDS encoding SurA N-terminal domain-containing protein, translating to MKRFKKTLAIGVAVTTISVLAACGDDETPEVNDGEDAPETEEVETNEDGEEGEAGEAAPEEDGEPIATVNGEEVPRDQYDMQMMQVEQMYAQQGVELDDEEVAEEVQMMQQNIVEQLVDQELLVQEAQNQNIDVSDEQVEETLDELIEAQFEDRDQYEEALEQSGLTEDELKEDIRQQLAVEELITLDHLEEDAIEVNDEEVEQAYEEIAQQNPEADFDEMEDDLRQNLKLEKYIDQLREDADIEINV from the coding sequence ATGAAACGCTTTAAAAAGACACTTGCAATCGGAGTCGCTGTGACTACGATTTCAGTTTTAGCTGCTTGTGGAGACGATGAAACTCCTGAAGTAAATGATGGTGAAGATGCTCCAGAGACTGAAGAAGTAGAAACTAATGAAGACGGTGAAGAAGGTGAAGCCGGAGAGGCTGCTCCTGAAGAAGACGGTGAACCAATTGCAACTGTGAACGGCGAGGAAGTTCCCCGTGACCAGTATGATATGCAGATGATGCAGGTTGAACAAATGTATGCACAGCAAGGCGTAGAACTTGACGATGAAGAGGTTGCCGAAGAAGTTCAAATGATGCAGCAAAACATCGTTGAACAACTGGTAGATCAGGAGCTTTTAGTGCAGGAAGCTCAAAACCAGAACATTGACGTATCTGACGAGCAGGTAGAAGAAACACTGGACGAACTTATTGAAGCTCAGTTTGAAGACCGTGATCAGTATGAAGAAGCCCTTGAACAAAGCGGTCTTACCGAAGATGAATTAAAAGAAGACATTCGTCAGCAGCTTGCTGTTGAAGAATTAATTACGCTGGATCACCTTGAAGAAGATGCTATTGAAGTTAATGATGAAGAGGTAGAGCAGGCATATGAAGAGATTGCCCAGCAAAACCCTGAAGCAGATTTCGATGAAATGGAAGATGACTTAAGACAAAATCTTAAGCTGGAGAAATATATTGATCAGCTTCGTGAAGATGCTGATATTGAAATCAACGTATAA
- a CDS encoding ferredoxin: MAKFTIVDKDTCIACGACGAAAPDIYDYDDDGIAFVILDDNEGTAAVPEELHEDMEDAFDGCPTDSIKIADESFDGDALKFE, encoded by the coding sequence ATGGCAAAATTCACGATTGTTGACAAAGATACTTGCATAGCCTGCGGAGCATGCGGTGCAGCTGCACCTGATATTTATGATTACGATGACGATGGGATCGCATTTGTTATCCTGGATGACAATGAAGGTACGGCTGCTGTACCTGAAGAACTTCACGAAGATATGGAAGATGCATTTGATGGCTGCCCGACCGACTCCATTAAAATTGCAGACGAGTCCTTTGATGGTGACGCGTTGAAATTTGAATAG
- a CDS encoding ABC transporter substrate-binding protein translates to MNKKKWLTVVMGTVLVIGACSPEEADEVSEGGSSEGENGEQELSDEEAFPVTVEDARGEEITIEEQPDNVISLLPSNTELIYGLDAWDQLQAVTSNDDYPEKASELPSVGDMVIDVEAVIANEPDLVLGGAINDPEALNQIESAGIQVVVIEDTNTFEDFYRVVSTVGEVLGKNDEAGELIASFEEEIERIEKISADIPEEDRVSVWVEVGADPDLFTTGSGTFVNEMLDVIGADNVAGDQEGWVQFSEEDAVTLNPDVIILTYGAYVEDARGDVLNRSAWQSIPAVEHDRVYELEDSNIVTRQGPRLIEGVETLAKFIYPDHY, encoded by the coding sequence ATGAACAAAAAGAAATGGTTAACGGTTGTAATGGGAACTGTGCTTGTTATCGGAGCATGTTCACCGGAAGAAGCCGATGAGGTTTCGGAGGGAGGAAGTTCTGAAGGGGAAAATGGGGAACAGGAACTCTCAGATGAAGAGGCGTTTCCAGTTACAGTTGAAGATGCAAGAGGAGAAGAGATCACAATTGAAGAGCAGCCTGATAACGTCATTTCCCTGCTTCCCAGCAATACAGAACTGATCTACGGCCTTGATGCATGGGATCAGCTGCAGGCGGTTACTTCTAACGATGATTATCCGGAGAAGGCAAGTGAGCTTCCAAGTGTAGGAGATATGGTTATCGATGTTGAAGCGGTTATAGCCAATGAGCCGGATCTTGTTCTCGGCGGGGCAATAAATGATCCCGAAGCACTTAATCAGATAGAAAGTGCCGGTATCCAGGTAGTCGTTATCGAAGATACAAATACGTTTGAAGATTTTTACCGAGTTGTTTCTACAGTTGGGGAAGTCCTCGGTAAGAATGATGAAGCAGGTGAACTGATTGCCTCATTTGAAGAAGAAATTGAACGGATAGAAAAGATCTCTGCTGATATTCCGGAAGAAGATCGTGTAAGTGTATGGGTCGAGGTCGGGGCAGATCCTGATTTGTTTACAACAGGATCAGGAACTTTTGTAAATGAAATGCTCGATGTAATTGGTGCAGATAACGTTGCTGGTGACCAGGAGGGGTGGGTCCAGTTTTCGGAAGAGGATGCGGTAACCCTTAATCCGGATGTGATCATCCTGACATACGGGGCCTACGTTGAAGATGCGCGGGGGGATGTTTTAAACCGTTCGGCATGGCAGAGTATCCCTGCTGTTGAACACGATAGGGTTTATGAACTTGAAGATTCAAATATCGTTACGCGCCAGGGCCCTCGGTTGATTGAAGGAGTCGAAACCCTTGCAAAATTTATCTACCCAGATCATTACTAA
- a CDS encoding histidinol-phosphatase: MRTDFHNHLEKGTLTLDYLKKFTEEAERKGIDHFGISEHAYHFEETKEILSNPWVNERRWYTMEEYVNLFDQAKEEGINVLMSIEMDYTPGKHKEMAAFIQKYPFDYVIGSVHWVGDFGIDLAEYRKEWDKRDVKDVYKKYFDQIVTLAESNLFDIVGHIDLVKIFGHVPDDREFLIGEYERVTNAIKESKTCVEVSTAGLRKHVGRIYPEPDLLKMCFEKDIPIVLCSDAHEPEHVGYEYDQAVRLVKEVGYTKVMTFKNGRREEVELT; this comes from the coding sequence TTGCGTACTGATTTTCATAATCATCTGGAAAAAGGAACATTGACACTGGATTATCTGAAAAAGTTTACAGAAGAAGCTGAAAGAAAAGGTATTGATCATTTTGGTATTTCAGAACACGCCTATCATTTTGAAGAGACAAAAGAAATCCTCAGTAACCCCTGGGTAAACGAACGTCGGTGGTACACGATGGAAGAATACGTGAATCTGTTCGACCAGGCGAAAGAAGAGGGAATCAATGTACTCATGTCCATCGAAATGGATTACACCCCGGGAAAGCATAAAGAGATGGCAGCTTTCATTCAAAAATATCCTTTCGACTACGTGATCGGCAGTGTCCACTGGGTAGGAGACTTTGGTATTGATCTTGCTGAATACAGAAAAGAGTGGGACAAGCGGGATGTCAAAGACGTGTATAAGAAATATTTTGACCAGATCGTTACACTTGCTGAGTCCAACTTGTTTGATATTGTCGGACACATTGACCTTGTGAAAATCTTTGGCCATGTGCCGGATGACCGGGAATTTTTAATCGGTGAATATGAACGGGTAACGAATGCGATTAAAGAGTCAAAAACGTGCGTTGAAGTAAGTACGGCCGGACTCAGAAAGCATGTAGGAAGAATTTATCCGGAACCCGACCTTCTGAAAATGTGTTTTGAGAAAGATATTCCGATCGTTTTGTGCTCGGATGCTCACGAACCTGAACATGTTGGATATGAATATGATCAGGCAGTAAGGCTGGTAAAAGAAGTGGGCTATACGAAAGTGATGACGTTTAAGAATGGCAGAAGAGAAGAAGTGGAACTTACATAA
- a CDS encoding heme ABC transporter ATP-binding protein translates to MIKVESLEAGYGNRRIVNDLSFLVEKGEVYGVLGPNGSGKTTLLKTLTQALPFTKGKIAVAGKPIENYQVKELARVMALLSQHHEQSFAYTVKEVVAMGRYPHKKGLFHFSDEKDEQLVEEMMELMDVTDFKEKPLSMLSGGEQQRVFLARSLVQEPEVLLLDEPTNHLDISYQIELMSRIVRLAGEKRLTVLAVLHDVNLASMFCDRLLLLNDGKKVAEGTPGYVLKDENLSQMYNTRLIESTHPTVPKPLITYEPDHYRSANGTFIRFKETDAKLIIESGAPWRVITTRKNGPAVRWIKRFTFLKEGIPGQKENQELIFDIRKGRCTIVKEKHSGGFSLILVLNEGEVTVSAFLNGRLSDNGMFHLATLIAGAVKAAAPGYSLCEMCIAVTGMGGSWGGENAIMESARDLVNEIKKGEVKREDLYEKR, encoded by the coding sequence GTGATAAAAGTTGAGTCTCTGGAAGCCGGTTATGGAAACAGGCGAATAGTAAACGACTTGTCATTCCTGGTGGAAAAAGGGGAAGTCTATGGGGTTCTCGGACCTAATGGAAGTGGTAAAACAACACTGTTAAAAACCCTTACCCAGGCTCTCCCGTTCACAAAAGGAAAAATAGCTGTAGCTGGAAAACCTATAGAGAACTATCAGGTAAAGGAACTGGCACGTGTTATGGCCCTTCTTTCCCAGCACCATGAACAATCCTTTGCGTATACGGTAAAAGAAGTTGTGGCTATGGGGAGATATCCTCATAAAAAAGGACTCTTTCATTTTTCTGACGAAAAAGATGAACAGCTCGTTGAGGAAATGATGGAGTTGATGGATGTTACGGACTTTAAGGAAAAACCATTGTCAATGCTCAGCGGCGGGGAACAGCAACGGGTTTTTCTGGCAAGATCTCTCGTTCAGGAGCCAGAGGTTCTTCTTCTCGATGAGCCCACAAACCATCTTGATATTTCTTATCAGATTGAATTAATGAGCCGAATCGTCCGGCTTGCCGGAGAGAAGCGTCTCACAGTGCTGGCAGTTCTCCATGATGTCAACTTGGCAAGCATGTTTTGTGACCGCCTGCTTTTACTGAATGATGGGAAGAAGGTTGCAGAGGGAACCCCAGGATATGTTTTAAAGGATGAAAATCTTTCACAGATGTATAATACGCGATTAATAGAAAGCACTCATCCGACTGTTCCTAAACCGTTAATCACTTATGAACCTGATCATTATAGATCGGCTAATGGCACATTTATCAGATTTAAAGAGACAGATGCAAAGCTGATCATTGAAAGCGGTGCTCCTTGGAGGGTCATTACAACCCGGAAAAACGGGCCGGCTGTTCGGTGGATAAAACGTTTTACATTTTTAAAAGAAGGGATACCAGGACAAAAGGAAAATCAGGAGCTCATATTTGACATCAGGAAAGGTCGTTGTACGATTGTAAAAGAAAAGCACAGCGGGGGTTTTTCGCTGATTCTTGTTTTAAATGAAGGCGAGGTTACTGTCTCAGCGTTCCTGAACGGCCGTTTAAGTGACAACGGTATGTTTCACCTGGCAACACTCATTGCTGGCGCAGTCAAAGCCGCTGCGCCTGGCTACAGCCTTTGTGAAATGTGTATAGCTGTAACCGGGATGGGCGGGAGCTGGGGAGGGGAAAATGCGATAATGGAAAGTGCACGTGATCTTGTTAATGAAATTAAAAAAGGAGAGGTCAAACGTGAAGATTTATACGAAAAAAGGTGA
- a CDS encoding cob(I)yrinic acid a,c-diamide adenosyltransferase translates to MKIYTKKGDKGSTYLIGRRVEKNHLRVEAYGTVDELNSFIGRAIANLSQKTCSDVIKELTEIQHQLFDLGADLANVTESPSYKTKEIYIDTMEKAIDTYWAEAPEIKTFVLPGGSVGASDLHICRTVARRAERRVFACAKEESIPDEIIKYINRLSDYLFAAARVVNFRDGNTDILYRSNHDVFK, encoded by the coding sequence GTGAAGATTTATACGAAAAAAGGTGACAAAGGGAGTACCTACCTTATCGGCAGGCGGGTAGAGAAAAACCATCTAAGGGTGGAAGCCTACGGTACTGTAGATGAATTAAACAGCTTTATTGGAAGAGCGATCGCAAACCTCAGTCAAAAGACCTGTTCAGACGTAATTAAAGAGCTTACTGAAATTCAGCATCAACTGTTCGATTTAGGAGCAGATCTAGCCAATGTGACGGAATCTCCGTCCTATAAAACCAAGGAAATCTACATCGACACGATGGAAAAAGCCATCGATACCTATTGGGCGGAAGCACCTGAAATTAAGACCTTTGTCCTGCCGGGTGGCAGCGTGGGGGCTTCAGATCTCCATATCTGCCGTACAGTCGCAAGAAGAGCAGAGAGACGGGTCTTTGCATGTGCAAAAGAAGAATCGATTCCTGATGAAATAATAAAATATATTAACCGGTTGTCAGATTACCTGTTTGCTGCTGCGAGAGTTGTTAATTTCCGTGACGGGAATACAGATATTCTCTACAGAAGCAATCATGATGTATTTAAGTAA
- a CDS encoding MogA/MoaB family molybdenum cofactor biosynthesis protein produces the protein MSVHEHKKQAPRHINCIVLTVSDTRTMETDKSGRLMKSYLEENGHAVLDHRIVEDDFTAIQKGVLAAQLDERVDALLINGGTGLALRDITYEAVERMLDKTIPGFGELFRYLSYEKDIGSAAMLSRAIAGVRGKTVIFSTPGSSGAVKLAMESLIIPEIGHVVREVRKDL, from the coding sequence ATGAGTGTTCATGAACACAAGAAACAGGCACCTCGTCACATTAACTGTATTGTTCTGACTGTTTCAGATACGAGAACAATGGAAACAGACAAAAGCGGCAGGCTTATGAAGTCATACCTTGAGGAAAACGGTCACGCAGTGCTTGATCACAGAATTGTAGAAGATGATTTTACTGCTATTCAAAAAGGTGTACTGGCAGCCCAGCTCGATGAACGTGTTGACGCGCTACTCATTAACGGCGGTACGGGTCTGGCATTGAGAGATATTACATATGAAGCAGTTGAAAGAATGCTTGACAAGACGATCCCCGGATTTGGTGAACTGTTCAGGTATTTGAGCTATGAGAAAGATATCGGCTCAGCAGCCATGCTCAGCCGGGCGATTGCCGGAGTGAGAGGGAAAACAGTTATCTTCTCAACACCCGGCAGTTCAGGTGCCGTAAAGCTCGCAATGGAAAGCCTGATTATTCCCGAGATTGGCCATGTTGTAAGAGAAGTCCGTAAAGATCTTTGA
- a CDS encoding helix-turn-helix domain-containing protein, with translation MDAQKWLMLTVIRQFCGQRSMNGVIYLLHGRRSSQVIQDASLFYVLPLTACLKHRYKEELYSVKNELKKEEAYIEDEKGRVSLTDYGSDLLEKANSQFVLPVHFNGGKYELNGEADWFWKRLSLFIQSLSVRLKSSTPFIPVQYDSKVQHWVKGYFPEKDQRKNVADGLYKELYTLLENMEDEVALIFVRRLTSWKRTGETISQLTAENKDPVMTYLSFRSVIHYLMDQVTQKKEAYPHLSLFLKETRKTSLVTNTAEETYRLLKQGYSMDRIASKRNLKKSTIEDHIIEIILFTPGVHAGQFVDPAIVEQVLNVAEELNTQRLKKIKDALGEGYDYFTIRASLASRHERMSQR, from the coding sequence ATGGATGCACAGAAATGGTTAATGCTGACCGTCATCAGACAATTTTGCGGACAACGGAGCATGAACGGCGTGATTTATCTCCTTCATGGAAGGCGGTCCTCACAGGTCATCCAAGATGCTTCATTGTTTTATGTTTTACCGTTAACTGCTTGTTTAAAACATCGTTATAAAGAAGAGTTGTACAGTGTAAAAAATGAGCTGAAAAAAGAAGAGGCATACATAGAAGATGAAAAAGGTAGGGTGTCCTTGACAGATTATGGTTCTGACTTACTAGAAAAGGCCAATTCACAATTCGTCCTTCCGGTACATTTCAACGGGGGAAAGTATGAACTGAATGGGGAAGCGGACTGGTTCTGGAAGCGGCTCTCTCTTTTTATCCAGTCCTTGTCGGTCCGCCTGAAAAGTTCGACACCTTTTATTCCTGTTCAATATGACAGCAAAGTCCAGCATTGGGTGAAAGGCTACTTTCCGGAAAAAGATCAGAGAAAAAACGTTGCAGACGGACTATATAAAGAACTGTATACACTCCTTGAGAACATGGAGGACGAAGTGGCTCTGATATTTGTAAGACGGCTGACTTCGTGGAAACGAACCGGCGAGACGATCAGTCAGCTTACTGCTGAGAACAAAGACCCCGTCATGACTTATTTGTCCTTCAGGTCGGTAATTCATTATTTGATGGATCAAGTCACACAAAAGAAAGAGGCATATCCGCATCTTTCCTTGTTTTTAAAAGAGACCCGGAAAACTTCACTGGTAACAAATACCGCTGAAGAGACTTACAGACTGCTTAAGCAAGGGTATTCGATGGACCGGATTGCATCAAAGAGGAATCTTAAAAAGAGTACAATTGAAGATCATATTATTGAAATTATCCTTTTTACACCAGGTGTTCATGCGGGGCAGTTCGTGGACCCGGCAATTGTAGAGCAAGTCCTGAATGTAGCAGAGGAATTGAATACACAACGGTTAAAAAAGATAAAAGATGCTCTTGGAGAAGGCTATGATTATTTTACAATACGGGCATCTCTTGCAAGCCGCCATGAAAGGATGAGCCAAAGATGA
- a CDS encoding FecCD family ABC transporter permease, which translates to MQNLSTQIITNRRQVLIYVIFFTLLTAALFTGVGAGSVFIHPFEVAKILAQQLPGVQILVEDKSPLTHIIMDIRLPRVMLALFVGASLSVAGAAFQGLLRNPLADPYTLGASSGAAVGAVMVFYFGITIPFLGSFTLPVTAVAGGFVSLYLVLIMARLVSRTMAVETIILIGIIFSSFLGSVISLMIALSTDELRQIINWLMGSVGMRGWPYVYLIIPFFITGTILLLVHWRELNAFGFGEQSAHHLGIDVKQKKTVILFAAAILTGAAVAVSGTIGFVGLVIPHFVRLLSGPDHKHLLILSAAGGGAFLIFADVIARTILAPQELPIGVITALIGAPVFGLILIYKIRNRNV; encoded by the coding sequence TTGCAAAATTTATCTACCCAGATCATTACTAACCGTCGACAGGTACTCATATATGTCATTTTCTTTACGCTCCTCACAGCAGCACTGTTTACTGGTGTGGGAGCAGGGAGCGTTTTCATTCACCCTTTTGAGGTGGCAAAGATACTCGCTCAGCAGCTGCCTGGGGTACAGATCCTTGTTGAAGATAAGAGTCCCCTCACCCATATTATTATGGATATCCGTCTGCCAAGGGTGATGCTTGCTTTGTTTGTTGGAGCTTCACTTTCGGTTGCCGGGGCTGCTTTTCAAGGGCTTTTACGTAATCCCCTGGCCGATCCGTATACACTTGGAGCCTCGTCCGGTGCAGCAGTAGGGGCAGTCATGGTCTTTTATTTCGGCATTACAATTCCATTCCTCGGTTCATTTACCCTTCCGGTCACAGCGGTGGCTGGGGGATTTGTTTCCCTTTACCTTGTTCTTATCATGGCAAGGCTGGTAAGCAGAACAATGGCTGTTGAAACGATTATTCTTATAGGGATTATTTTCAGTTCGTTTTTAGGCTCCGTTATTTCATTAATGATTGCCCTTAGTACTGATGAATTAAGGCAGATCATTAACTGGCTTATGGGATCTGTAGGGATGAGGGGCTGGCCGTATGTTTATTTAATCATTCCTTTCTTTATTACCGGTACGATTCTGTTGCTCGTACACTGGCGCGAGCTGAATGCTTTTGGTTTTGGTGAACAGTCTGCCCATCATTTGGGGATTGATGTGAAACAAAAAAAAACGGTAATCCTTTTTGCTGCCGCTATACTTACAGGCGCTGCAGTTGCGGTATCAGGAACAATAGGGTTTGTCGGCCTTGTCATTCCTCATTTTGTACGTCTTTTGAGCGGGCCTGATCATAAGCACCTGCTGATTCTTTCAGCTGCAGGGGGCGGGGCATTTCTCATATTCGCTGATGTCATTGCAAGAACAATACTTGCTCCTCAGGAATTACCGATAGGTGTTATTACGGCACTTATCGGGGCACCGGTTTTTGGGTTAATTTTGATTTATAAGATCAGGAACAGAAACGTATAG
- the serA gene encoding phosphoglycerate dehydrogenase — translation MIDTKTSAKTFTVLVSDRLSNEGLAPLLTNPQIRLIEQPITEFTQPDPTVEALIVRSATQVTEDTFKTLPNLKIIGRAGVGVDNIDLEAATKHGVIVINAPDGNTISTCEHTFAMMITLLRNIPQANESVKRGEWNRKKFEGLELYGKTLGIVGFGRIGTELAARAKAFQMNVIVFDPFLTAERAEKFGVTSGSLDDILRESDVITVHTPLTKNTKGLIGQKEFEQAKRGVFILNCARGGIIDEQALVEALETGQVRGAALDVFEDEPLQNHPLKNFDQVILTPHIAASTKEAQRSVAEQVSSEILAYSEGKPIIHGLNFPHISSDAFEKIHPFYELAYKMGKMSSTSMRIPVKEIELVYSGKLAENDTAILTRSFLNGFFKSRVDSYVNDVNVSFIARERGVSLSEKRNQEETGYQSLIKAVITGEQKTFTLLGTSNQDFGLRFVKVDDFTVDFQPSEHQLFIKHNDRPGVIGRVGQLLGNHDVNIATMQVGRKSEGGDAMMILSVDKEMDAVTVEALENVDDIRHVTVLEL, via the coding sequence TTGATTGACACAAAAACATCTGCGAAGACATTCACGGTTCTCGTATCGGACCGTTTGAGCAATGAAGGGCTCGCACCTTTGCTCACTAATCCACAAATTCGGCTCATAGAACAGCCGATCACCGAATTTACTCAACCTGATCCTACAGTAGAGGCCCTTATTGTCAGGAGTGCCACCCAAGTTACTGAAGACACTTTTAAGACCCTCCCCAATCTGAAGATTATCGGCCGGGCAGGTGTCGGCGTAGACAATATTGACCTGGAAGCTGCTACAAAACACGGTGTCATTGTCATTAACGCACCAGATGGGAATACGATTTCAACGTGTGAGCATACCTTTGCCATGATGATCACATTGCTCAGAAACATTCCTCAGGCAAACGAAAGTGTAAAAAGAGGAGAATGGAACCGTAAGAAGTTTGAAGGGCTTGAGCTTTACGGGAAGACACTGGGAATTGTCGGGTTCGGACGAATTGGAACTGAACTTGCTGCCCGGGCAAAAGCGTTTCAAATGAATGTTATCGTCTTCGATCCGTTTTTAACTGCAGAAAGGGCTGAAAAGTTCGGCGTCACTTCAGGCTCACTTGATGATATCCTCCGGGAGAGTGATGTCATTACCGTGCATACACCACTTACTAAAAATACAAAAGGCTTGATTGGTCAAAAGGAGTTTGAGCAGGCAAAGCGAGGCGTATTTATTCTTAATTGTGCACGTGGTGGGATTATCGATGAGCAAGCACTTGTGGAAGCACTTGAAACCGGGCAGGTCCGCGGGGCTGCTTTAGACGTTTTTGAAGATGAGCCTCTTCAGAACCACCCTCTTAAAAATTTTGACCAGGTCATTCTCACACCGCATATTGCTGCTTCCACTAAGGAAGCCCAACGCAGTGTGGCAGAGCAGGTCTCTTCTGAAATTCTTGCCTATTCTGAAGGAAAACCGATCATTCACGGGCTGAATTTCCCGCATATTTCATCGGATGCATTTGAAAAAATTCATCCTTTCTATGAACTTGCATATAAAATGGGCAAAATGTCTTCAACGAGTATGCGCATCCCCGTAAAAGAGATCGAGCTCGTCTATTCCGGTAAATTAGCAGAAAATGATACTGCGATACTTACGAGAAGCTTTCTGAATGGTTTCTTCAAAAGCCGTGTGGATTCCTATGTTAATGATGTAAACGTATCGTTTATAGCCAGAGAGCGGGGCGTATCCTTAAGTGAGAAAAGAAACCAGGAAGAAACCGGCTACCAAAGTCTGATCAAGGCGGTTATTACAGGAGAGCAGAAGACGTTTACTCTCCTCGGAACGTCCAATCAGGACTTCGGCCTGCGCTTCGTCAAGGTGGACGACTTTACGGTCGACTTCCAGCCTTCAGAACACCAGCTCTTTATTAAGCATAATGACAGACCGGGTGTGATCGGCAGGGTTGGTCAGCTTTTAGGAAATCATGATGTAAATATTGCCACCATGCAGGTCGGACGTAAATCCGAGGGCGGAGACGCCATGATGATCCTGTCTGTTGATAAAGAAATGGACGCAGTAACGGTTGAAGCTCTTGAAAATGTAGATGACATCCGACACGTGACTGTTCTGGAACTATAA